The segment TGACGGAAGAACACTTCGGCAATGCGGGTGATCCCGGCGCTCAGGACGGCTGCCTCTGGCGTGGCCACGGCCATATCGGTTGTGGCAATGGCCTGGGTGTTGATGGCGGCGGTATGCTGTTGGAGCGGCAGGCTGTCGGTCGTGTTACAGGCTGCGAGAACAAGTCCGGCGATCAGGGTTGGGCGACCGATTGAAACGCCGGTCGCTATGCCGCGACGCAGACCGTTCACGACCCGGTCAATCAGGTCAATACGATCCTGTCCGTTGAGGCCCAACGCGTTGTTTTTCGAGATACGATCCGGAAACCACTGCATGCGAATCGTTATACCATCGATTCGGTTTCGATTCGCGGCAAAATTCAATCAGAGGTCTGTTCTTATTAACGTCGGCCTTTAGGTGTGGTTCCTTTGCCCTTTTTGTTCCGCTTCGGACCTTTTGTCGACTTCCTTGATTTTGTTGGATGTTTCCTGCCGTCTCGGCGTTTCGCGCCGCCTTCGGATGGAGCCTTGCCAAATTTTTCCGGCGAGCTGTCATGCAGCTCAAGATCGATGATGCCGGTGACCGGGTCAGCGCGTTTGATCGTGACGATGATCGGCTCGCCCATACGGAACTGGCGTCCCCGGCGGCGTCCTGTCAGCGAATGCTTTGCCTCGTCGTGAATGTAGTAATCATCCGGCAGGTTGCGGATCGGGATCAACCCGTCACCGCCGGTCTGGTCCAGCGTCACAAACAGACCGAAGCGACCGACACCGCTGATGCGGCCATGCTGCCTGCTGCCGATATGCTCACTGAGGTAGAGCGCCATATAGCGGTCATTGGCGCTGCGCTCGGCGGCGATAGCCTTGCGCTCGGTGGCGGAGATATGGATTGCGATCTCATCCAGATCGGTGGCGTCGGATGGCTGCAACCCGTCTTCGCCGAGCTTGAACAGATCAATCAGCGCCCGGTGTACGATCAGATCGGCATAGCGCCGGATCGGGCTGGTGAAATGGGCATAGTGCCGTAGGGCGAGACCGAAATGGCCGGTGCAGTTCGGGGCATAGCGCGCCTGTGCCTGCGCACGCAGGATCAGCTGGTGCACCAGTCGCTGGTCATCATGGCCCTCGACCTCTTCAATGACCTTGGCCAGATGAGCGGGCTTGATCACCTGTCCCTTGGCGAGCGTGATGTTCATGCCCTTCAGAATATCGCTGAGGCCATTGATCCGGTCGCGATCCGGGCTGTCATGGGTGCGATAGAGGGCGGGCTGCTGTGCCTTGTCCAGCGCCTCGGCGGCGGCGACATTGGCGGTAATCATGAATTCCTCGATCAGCCGGTGACTGTCGAGACGCGGGCGGGTGACGATTTCCTTGATGTGATTGTCATCATCAAAAACGATCACCGGCTCCGGCAGGTCTAGATCGAGGGTGCCACGGGCAGCCCGGTTTGCGGCCAGTACGGCATAGGCGGCATAGAGCGGCTCGATCACCGTTTTCATCAGCGGCTTAAGTTGCTTGCTCGGCTTGCCGTCACGGGCGTCCTGCGCTTCCTCATAGGTGATACGGGCATGGCTGCGCATCCAGGCGCGCTCGAACCGATGGGCGATCAGCCGCCCGGACTTGTCGATTACCATGCGGGCGGCAAGGCAGGGGCGGTCGCCATCCGGCCGGAGGGAGCAGAGGTCGTTTGACAGCCGTTCCGGCAGCATCGGTACGACCCGATCCGGGAAGTATACCGAGTTGCCACGTTCCTTCGCCGCTTCATCAAGAGCCGAGCCGCTGCGCACATAATGGGCAACATCGGCAATCGCGACGGTCAGCTTCCAGCCGCCCTTGTTGTCCTTCGAGGTGTCCGGCTCGGCATGGACCGCATCGTCGAAATCGCGAGCATCGGCACCGTCGATTGTCACGAGCGGCAGGTCACGCAGATTGACCCGGTACTTGTCATCGGCGGCTGGTGGTTCTGCCGTCTCGGCAATTTCCAGTGCTGCTTCCGGGAAATCGACCGGGATGTCATGGGTGGTGATGGCGATCAGGCTGACAGCACGCGGTGCCGACATATCGCCCAGCACCTCGATGACCTTGGCTTCCGGCAGGCCGAGGCGGTGCTGTTTGCGGCTGACCGGCTGGGCAAGGACGAGCGAGCCGGGCGTGGCACCATTGGCATTCTTGCTGCGGACGATGAAGTCGGATTTGGCCTTCTTGTCGGTGGGGCGGAGGCGACCGCCTTCCTCGCCCATCTCATAGATACCGATGATCCGGGCCGGTGCGCCGGGCAGGCGGCGCATGATCTTGGCGACAAAGCCGTTTTTCTGATTGCCGGAGATTTCCGCCAGTACCCGGTCACCGACGCCGAGGTTTGCCGCACGGCTGCCCTTGTCGGTGACAATAATCGGCGGCGGATCGGTGTCGTGCTCCCAGTTCACCGGACGAGCCAAGGGCTCGCCATCCATATCGGTGCCGGTCACTTCGAGTACAGCCACACGGGGCAGAATAGGGGCGTCGCGTTTAGCCAAGTGCCTCAGGCGCTCTTCTTGGTTTTGGTGGCCGCTTTTTTCTTCGTGGTCTTCTTCGCGGGGGCAGCCTTTTTCTTTGGCGCGGCTTTGGTTGCGCCTCCCTTGGCAGCCATTTTCTCGGCCTTGATCGCGATCAGTTCGATTGCCCGGTCGAAGGTAATGTCATCCGGGCTGTCCGCCTTGGTCAGCGATGCCATGACCTTGCCATGCTTCACATACGGGCCGAAGCGACCGTTGTTCAGCGTCACCGGCTTCTCATCCTCGGGGTGGTTGCCCAATTCGCGGATCAGGCCGGCAGGCTTGCCGCCGCTCTTGCTCAGCTTCTCGGCCATCATCTGAACCGCGTGGTTCAGGCCGATGGTCAGAACTGTGTCGTCAGCCGGTAGTGACTGATACGTGCTGCCAAGCTTGAGGTATGGACCATAGCGGCCAATACCGGCGGTAATCATCTGCTCGCTGTCCGGATGAATGCCCACATCACGGGGCAGGGACAGCAGTTGCAGGGCAATGTCGAGATCAATGCTGTTCGGTGACATTTCCTTGGGCAGGGAGGCGCGTGGCGGTTTTGGTGCCTTGCTCTTAGGCTTGCGCTTCTTGCCTTCGGCGGCTGCGGCCTCGGCTTCTGCGGCGGCTGCCGCTTCCTCTTCCTCGGACGGTCCGAGCTGGACATAGGCGCCGTATGGTCCCTGACGCAGGGTGACCGGCAGGCCGGTTTCCGGATCGTGGCCGAGCATCTGCAGCCCGCCCTCGATCACACCCTCGCCGGAGGTCTCGTCCTGTACTGCCAGTGTCGTCGTGTATTTGCACTCGGGATAGCGGCTGCAGCCGATGAAGCCACCGGTGCGACCGAGCTTGAGGCTCAGGCGACCTTCCTTACAGGCCGGGCATTCACGCGGGTTCTGTCCGTCCTGACGCTCGGGAAAGAAGTGCGGGCCGAGATTTTCGTCCAGCACATCGATAACGTCGCTGATCTTCAGATCCTGCGTGCCCTCGACCGCGCTGGAGAAGTTGCCCCAGAACTGGCTGAGCACTTCCTGCCACTGGGCGCGACCGCCGGAAATATCGTCGAGCTGTTCCTCGAGTTGCGCAGTGAAATCATATTCCACATAGCGCTCGAAGAAGTTCGACAGGAAGGCGGTAACCATCCGGCCCCGGTCCTCGGGCACGAAACGGCGCTTGTCGAGGATCACATAATCACGATCCTGCAGCACCTGCATGATGCTGGCATAGGTGGAAGGACGACCGATGCCGAGTTCTTCCAGTTTCTTAACCAGGCTGGCCTCGGAATATCGTGGTGGCGGCTGGGTGAAGTGCTGGTCCGGTTTAACCGTTTCGCGCTTCGGTGTGTCGCCCTTGTTCAGTGGCGGCAGGCGGCGGCTTTGCTCGTCCTCGTCATCCTCGTCGCGACCTTCCTGATACAGCTTCAGGAAGCCGTCAAAGGCGATGATCGAACCGGTCGCGCGCAGGGTCAGATTGCCGCTGTCATCGACCAGATCAATGGCTGCCTGATCAAGCACGGCGGATTCCATCTGGCTCGCCATGGTGCGCTTCCAGATCAGATCATAGAGCTTGAGCTGTTCGGGATTGAGGAACTTGCGCATCATGCCCGGGCGACGGCTGAGGTCGGTGGGGCGGATTGCCTCGTGGGCTTCCTGCGCGTTCTTCTGTTTCGATTTGTAGATGCGTGGGCTGCCGGGCACATAATCCGCACCATAATCCTGACCGATCAGGGCACGGCTCTGGCTGATGGCTTCCTGACTGAGCTGGATGCCGTCGGTACGCATATAGGTGATGAGACCGACCGTCTCGCCACCAATATCGACACCTTCATAAAGCTGCTGGGCGAGGCGCATGGTCTGGCTGGCACCGAGACCGAGGCGACGGGACGCATCCTGCTGCAGGGTCGAGGTTGTGAACGGCGCATAAGGGTTGCGCTTGGTCTGTTTCTTCTCGATCTCCGCGACCTTGAACAGACCGGCGGCAATACGGTCGGCGAGGGCCTTTGCCTCGGCCTCGTTGGAGATGCTGAGCTTATCCAGCTTCTTGCCATCGGCATGGGTCAGGCGGGCGGTGAAGGTCGCGCCGTCATCGGTGGTAAAATCGACCTCGATCGACCAGTATTCAACGGCCTTGAATACCTCGATCTCGGCTTCTCGCTCACAGATCAGGCGCAGGGCAACCGACTGCACGCGGCCTGCGGATTTGGAGCCGGGCAGCTTGCGCCACAGGACCGGCGACAGGGTAAAGCCAACGAGATAATCGAGTGCCCGACGGGCGAGATAGGCCTGAACCAGTGAATCATCCACCTGACGCGGATGCTCGATAGCATCCTGAACCGCGCGCTTGGTGATCTCGTTGAAGGTGATGCGATGCACTTCCTTGTCGTCGAGGAGCTTTTTGTCCCGCAGGACTTCCTCGACATGCCACGAGATGGCTTCTCCCTCGCGATCCGGGTCAGTTGCGAGATAGAGGCGCTTGGCAGACTTTACCGCCTGGGTGATGTCCTTGACCGTTTTGCCCGCACGGTCGCCGAGTTCCCAATCCATTGAAAAGCCGTCATCGGGCCGTACCGATCCGTCTTTCGGCGGCAGGTCGCGGATATGGCCATAGGAGGCAAGTACCTTGTAATCGGAACCGAGATATTTCTCGATCGTCTTGGCCTTTGCGGGCGACTCAACGATGACGAGATTGCTGGCGGACATGGGCGGCGTGTTCTTTCTAAACTGTTTTATATCTGGCCGGTCTGGGGGCTATCCATCGTGCTCTTGTCATGATGATCCGACCCGCGCAACCATATTTCCCGGGTGGCGTACCACCTGACCGGTCAACTCCAGTTCGGTCAGGATCGTCGCTACCTTAGGCGCAGACAAATTGCAGACGCGAATTAACTCGTCAACTGCTGTTGGTGAAGAGCTGAGCGCATTGAGGATGATCTGGTCATCTTCCAGAGACATAGGTGCGCTATCTGTTTCTTCAATGAAATCATGATCTTCAATGTCTCTGGCTGTGCTTTGAAACAGTGGCGCATCGGACTGCATAAAATTATCCGGGCGGTATTTTTCAAGCGCGGCGGCAGGATCAGCCATCATCGGCCGGATCACATCGAGCACATCATCAGCGGTTTCGGTCAGCACTGCGCCCTGCCGCAACAGATGGTTGGCACCGCTGCTGCGCGGGTCATAGGGGAAGCCCGGCACGGCAAAGACCTCGCGGTTCTGTTCCACCGCCCGGGTTGCGGTGATCAGGGTGCCGGAACGCCGCGCCGCTTCGACCACAACCACACCGAGGGAAAGGCCGGAGATGATCCGGTTGCGATGCGGGAACATCTTGCCCATGGGTTCCGCACCCCATGGCCGTTCACTGACAATCGCACCCTGTTCGGCGATCTGTTCATACAGTTTCGTATGTTGGCGCGGATAGATGACATTAGCACCACCGGCGAGCACGGCAATTGTGCCGGTTGCCAGTGCTGCCTCATGTGCCCGGCCATCAATGCCAAGGGCGAGGCCGGAGGTAATAGTCAGGCCAGCCTGTCCGAGGTCGCGGGAGATTTCACCGGCAAAGCGCTGGCCGTTTACCGAGGCGTTGCGCGAGCCGACAATGCCGATGCCGGGGCGGGACAGCAGCGCCGGATTGCCGATCACGGTCAGGACAATGGGCGCGCCGTCGATCTGGCGCAGAATTTCCGGGTAGCGTGCTTCACCGCGCACGACCAGATGGGCACCATGGCGGTTGATGCGATCCAGTTCGGCCCGTGCCATATCCTCGGGCGGGACGACCGGGCGTTTACCGCCGCGGCGTTTGCTCACCAGTTCCGGCAGGGTGGCGAGTGCTTCGATGGCGGAGGGGTAGCGCGCCAGCAACTGATCGGCAGCGGCGGCACTCAGATGTTCTGTTCGGGCAAGACGTAACCAGGCAAGCCGCTCGGCATCGGAAATCTGCTGTGGCGGCTGTGTCCGTGTCATCAGGTGCCACCGTCGCCGGTTTCCGCAGCGGTCGCCGGATTGGTATCAGCATCCGGGCTGCGCTTGCGCGAGAGGTTGATTTTGCTCTCCTCTCCACGGATCAGGCGGATGATGTTGCTGCTGTGCCGGGCCCATGAGATCACGCTCAGAATACCGACAAAGACCAGCGCTTCCGGGCCGATCAGGGCATAGCCAATGAACGGCGCGGCAGCGAGGCAGACCAGCGCTGACAGCGACGAGTAGCGGAACAGCAAGGCGGTGGCGAGCCATGTCAGGGCGGTGGCGGCGCCGAGCAACAGGTCGACGGCAAACAGGATGCCAAGGGTGGTGGCAACACCCTTGCCGCCCTTGAATTTCAGCCAGACCGGGAACAGGTGACCGAGAAACGCGCCGAGACCGGCAATCCAGCCAACATCGGTGCCGAACAGGATGCTGCCAAGCACGACCATCACCGCACCCTTGCCAGCATCCAGTATCAGGGTCAGGGCGGCGAGGGCCTTGTTGCCGGTGCGCAGGACATTGGTGGCACCGATATTGCCGGAACCGATCTTGCGGATATCGCCCTGACCGGCCATGCGGGTCAGGATCAGGCCGAACGGCGTTGAACCGACGAGATAGCCGATGATGATGGCGAGGAGGTAAAGCTGCCAGGAAGCAGGATCAAACATGGTGCTGGTTCTGTACAGTTCTGGTTCGGGCCATCAGGCGGCGGCACTCAATTCATTCAGTCGGTCATATACCAGACGCCCATCAATGACCGTCTTTTCCACCCGGCCTAGCACGGGGCGGCGGTCAAAGGCAGAGTTTTTCGACTTGGAATGCAGTTTCTCCGCCTCGATCCGCCATGCGTGATCCGGGTCGATGATGACGAAATCAGCGGCGGCACCAATGCCGAGCGTACCAGCCTTGAGGCCGAGCAGACGGGCCGGATTGCTGGTCATGGTCGCGAGCAGATCGGCGAGGCCGATATGTTCCTGATGGTAGAGGTTGAGGGCGATCGGCAGCATGGTTTCGATGCCGATGACACCGGTTGCTGCCTGCGCGAATGGCAGACGCTTGCTGTCCACATCTTCCGGCATGTGATCGGAGGCAATGGCGTCGATGGTGCCATCGCTGATACCGGCAACGATGGCTTCCCGGTCCTCGTCAGTGCGCAGGGGCGGCGATACCTTGGCAAAGGTCCGGTAGTCGGCCACATCCATCTCGGTCAGGGAGAAGTAATGCGGGGCGGTGTCACAGGAGACAGGCAAGCCCCGGCTCTTCGCCAGACGAATGGCCGCGACGGCTTCCTTGGTCGAGATATGGGCGACGTGATAGCGGGCACCGGTCATCTCAACCAGTCGCAGGTCGCGTTCGATCATCATGACCTCGGCCAGACGCGGGATGCCCTTCAGCCCGAGACGGGTGGCGGTCTCGCCGCCATTCATCTGGCCTTCCTTGGTCAGGCTCGGTTCGTCCGGGTGCTGAATGATCAGGCGGTCGAATTGATGGGCGTAACTCAACGCGCGGCGCATGACCGATGCGCTGGCAATCGCGTTGCCGGCATCGGTGAAGCCGACTGCACCGGCCTCGGCCAATAGCCCGTATTCGGTCAGATCCTGTCCGGCGAGATCGCGGGTGGCAGCGGCATAGGCATAGAATTTGGCACCGCGCTGTTCACGCGCACGGCGGGCGATGAACTCAAGCCCGGCGGCATCGGCGATGACCGGATCGGTGGTCGGCAGGCAGACCATGCTGGTAACGCCACCGGCGGCAGCGGCGCGGGATGCGGTGGCGAGGGTTTCCTTGTGCGCCAAGCCGGGCTCACCAACGGTAACCCGCATATCGACGAGACCGGGGGCGAGCACGAGGCCCTGACCGTCGATGGTAACGGCATCATCCGGTACCCCCTGGGACAGGGCATCCGGCCCGATAGCCTTGATAACGCCGTGGTCGGCGATCAGTCCCGCATTGTTGCCCGGTGCTGCATCCATGCCGTTGGCAGGATCAATGATACGAACGTTGCGGACAACGGTGGTCTTGGTGGTCATGCTGAAGCTCCTTCCGGATGCCAGACGTGATAGAGCAGGTCGAGACAGGCCATCCGCACCGCAACGCCGAGCTCAACCTGATCGAGAATGACCGAGCGGTTGATGTCATCCGCCAGTTCCGAGCCGATTTCGACGCCCCGGTTCATCGGGCCGGGGTGCATGACCAGTGCTTCCGGTTTCGCCACCTTCAGCTTCTCATAGGTCAGGCCATAGAAATGGTAGTACTCGCGGATCGAGGGGACGAAGCTGCCCTGCATCCGTTCGGTCTGCAGCCGCAGCATCATGACGATGTCCACATCCTTTAGGCCCTCGCGCATATCGGTGAAGGCGGTGCAGCCCATACGCTCGATGCCACTCGGCAGCAGGGTGGGTGGGGCGATGACCCGAACCTCGGCACCCATGGCGCTCAGCAGATGGATATTGGAGCGGGCGACCCGGCTGTGGGTGATGTCGCCGCAGATGGCAATGCGCAGACCCTCGATCCGGCCGACCCGGCGGCGGATGGTCAGGGCGTCGAGCAGTGCCTGTGTCGGGTGTTCATGTGAGCCGTCCCCGGCATTGATCACCGGGCAGTTGACCTTCTGCGACAGCAGATTGACCGCGCCTGATTCCTGATGCCGGACGATCAGGAAGTCCGGGTGCATGGCGTTGAGGGTGAGGGCGGTATCGATCAGGGTTTCACCCTTCTTCACCGAACTGGTGGCCACCGACATGTTGATCACATCGGCACCGAGCCGCTGGCCTGCCAGCTCGAAGCTGGTACGGGTGCGGGTTGAGTTCTCGAAGAACAGGTTGATGATCGTGCGTGCGGTGAGGAGTGATGACTTGCGACCCGACTGGCGGTTCAACTCGACATATTTATCGGCGCAATCGAGGATCGTGGTGATGTCATAGGGCGGCATGCCGCCGATGCCGAGAATATGCCGATGGGCGAAAGGGGGATATCCGGTGGCGGTTTGGTCCGATGCGGACGCAGGCTTAGCGGATGCAGGGGCGCTGGTCATGGCGTCTCTCGCTTAAATACAGGTCAGATTGTCGGCTAAGCGCGCAACTTAGATCGTTTGCCGGTAAAAGGAAACGGGATTCTAGCCACGCTGATTGGCCATGGCGTCCAAAGCGCCCTGCAAAATGAAACTGGCGGCCATTTTGTCCACAACTGCAGCGCGTTTTTTGCGGCTGAGATCGGCCTCATCAATCAGGAAACGATCAACCGCACTGGTCGACAGGCGCTCATCCCAGAGCAGTATCGGCGGATCGATATGACCGAACAGCGAGCGGTCTTTGGCGGCGGCTTTCAGAATCTCATGGGCAAAGCTTTGTGTGATCTGGACTCGGGGGCCCTTGCTGCCATCCATATTGAGCGGCAGGCCCAGAACGAAGCCTTTCACATCACGGTCCTTGGCCAGCGCGCCGAGGCGCACGAGATCGGCACCGATCTTCCGGCGCTGGATTGTCTCGACCGGCGTTGACAGGCTGAGGCCACGGTCAGAGGCGGCAACACCAATGGTTTTCTCACCCAGATCTAGGCCGAGGACGGCGCTGCCGGGACGGATGACGGCGATAAAGTCGGATAATTCCAGAAGGGGCATGGGGATAAAGCCGGTTGGTGCAATCGGATAGATTGGCGGTAATTGAGAGAAGCGCTTGAAATGCCAGCCAACGCTCATTACCACAAGCATCGTTATCACAGGCAGCACACAAATCACGAAGTTACTTGCCTCTGCGTGGCTGGTGTTTATACCCGCTATGTGGAAGCGGCAGCTTTCATTCCTCATTTACGCTGACCCGCCTGTTTGGAGAATTGAACCGACCATGTCGATCGATCAGAACACAGTCGCCCGCATTGCCCGGCTCGCCCGCATCGAGGTGCCGGATGACAAACTCGAGCCAATGGCTGCCGAGCTCGGCAATATCCTGAAATTCGTTGAGCAGCTTGCCGAGGTGAATACCGATGGCGTGCAGCCGATGACCTCGGTTGTGGCGATGGATGCGCCCTTGCGTGAAGACGTGGTCAATGATGGCAATGTGCGTGATGACGTGCTCGCCAATGCACCGGAAGCCATGGAAGGCTTCTTCGTTGTGCCGAAAGTGGTGGAGTAAGGAACGATGAGCAAAGCTGAACTGACCGGCCTGACATTGGCCGAAGCGCGTGACGGTCTGGTTGCCAAGGATTTCTCCGCTGTTGAACTGGCCGAGGCTCATGTGGATGCGGTTGAGCAAATCCGCAGCCTCAATGCCTATCTCGTGGAAACTCCTGATGCCGCCCTCGAAGGCGCGAAGCTGAGTGACGAGCGTATTTCCAAGGGCGAGGCACGTCCGCTTGAGGGTCTGCCGCTTGGCATCAAGGATCTGTTCTGCACCAAGGGTGTGCAGGCTGCTGCTGGCAGTAAAATCCTCGAGGGCTTCAAGCCACCTTATGAATCAACCGTCACCTCGCAGCTCTGGCGCGATGGTGCCCTGATGCTGGGCAAGCTGAACATGGACGAATTCGCCATGGGTTCAGCCAATATCACCAGTGCCTTCGGTCCGGTGGAAAGCCCGTGGAAGCGTCCGGGCGAAAATCGTCCGCTGGTGCCGGGTGGTTCTTCCGGCGGTTCTGCGGCGGCGGTTTCTGCCCGTGCCGCACTGGCGGCAACCGGCACCGATACCGGTGGCTCGATCCGCCAGCCAGCTGCCTTCACCGGTATTGTCGGTCTGAAGCCGACCTATGGCCGTTGCTCACGCTGGGGCATCATTGCCTTCGCCTCATCGCTCGATCAGGCCGGGCCGATGACCCGCACGGTGCGTGATGCGGCGATCATGATGCGCTCCATGGCCGGTTATGATCCGAAGGACAGCACCAGCGTCAACACGCCGGTGCCTAACTATGAAAAAGCGCTGACCGGCGATATTCGCGGGCTCAAGGTCGGTATTCCGAAACAGTACCGCGTCGATGGCATGGATGCCGAGATCGAAGCGATGTGGGATCAGGGCGTTGAGTGGCTGAAAGCCGCTGGTGCCGAGGCGGTGGAAGTCGACCTGCCGCACACATCCTATGCCCTGCCGACCTATTATATTGTGGCGCCTGCCGAATGTTCATCGAACCTCGCGCGCTATGATGGTGTTCGCTATGGTCTGCGGGTCGAGGGTGAAGACCTCAACGACATGTATGCGCGCAGCCGTGCTGCCGGTTTCGGTGACGAGGTCAAGCGCCGCATCCTGATCGGCACCTATGTTCTCTCTGCCGGTTACTATGATGCCTATTACATCAAGGCACAGAAGGTCCGTGCGCTGATCGCTGAGGATTTCCGCAAGGCATTCGAGCAGGTCGATGTATTGCTGACGCCAACCGCGCCGAGTGCTGCCTTTGCCGTCGGTGAAAATTCCGATGATCCGGTAGCCATGTATCTGAACGATGTCTTCACCGTTCCGGCTTCTCTTGCCGGCCTGCCGGGCATGTCACTGCCGGCCACGGTGAACAAGGATGGCCTGCCGCTCGGTCTGCAGCTGATCGGTCGTCCATTTGACGAAGAAACAGTGATCCGGGTCGGTGGCGTGATGGAAGAGGCGGCAGCCTTTTCTGCCAAACCGAACGGCCTGATTGCGGCCTGAGCAGGCATGACGATTACGACTACCAACAACTACGCGGGGCCAGAAATATGAAAGTCGGAGAACTCATGGAGGTGCTGGGTCGCCTCGAACCCGATGCTGATGTGGCTGTCGCGCTTGATTTTCAGGATGAGGCCGATCTGGGCGTGCATGAGATCGTGCAGATCGACAAATTCGAGCTGGATAACGGCGATGTGGCGGTGATCCTGATTGTCGAGGCCACGCCGGATGGCGAGCCGGATGACAATGTCACGGTGGTGCCACCCGCTGCCAACAAGAACTGATTTTTCGGAACTGATTTCGATTATACGGAGCTAAAGCCAGATGGCGTTCACAATTCAGGGCGAAACCGGTGTTTTCGAGGCTGTTATCGGTCTGGAAATCCACGCGCAGGTCATCTCCAATTCCAAGCTGTTTTCTGGTGCTGCCACCGAGTTCGGTGCCGATCCGAATACCCAGGTCAGCCTCGTTGATGCGGCCATGCCCGGTATGCTGCCGGTGCTGAACGCGGAATGTGTGCGTCAGGCGGTGCGTACCGGTCTTGGCATCAACTCCGCGATCAATCTCCGTTCGGTGTTCGAGCGCAAGAACTACTTCTATGCCGACCTGCCGCAGGGTTATCAGATTTCCCAGTATGAGCATCCGATTGTCGGCCTCGGTGAGGTTGAGATCGACCTGCCGGGCGGCGAGACCAAGATGATCGGCGTAACCCGTCTGCACCTCGAACAGGATGCGGGCAAGAGCCTGCATGACCAGCACCCGACCAAGACCTATGTCGACCTGAACCGATCCGGTGTGGCGCTGATGGAAATCGTCTCCGAACCCGATCTGCGCGGACCGGAAGAGGCGGCAGCCTATCTGAAGAAAATCCGCGCCATTGTGCGTTATCTCGGCACCTGTGACGGCAATATGGAGGAAGGCTCCATGCGCTGTGACGTGAACATCTCCGTGCGCAAGCCGGGTGCTGAATTTGGTACGCGTTGCGAGATCAAGAACGTCAACTCGATCCGCCACGTGCAACAGGCCATTGAGTATGAGGCCCAGCGTCAGGTTGAGCTGATCGAAGATGGCGGTGAAGTGGTACAGGAAACCCGTCTCTGGGATCCGCGTGCCGGTGAAACCCGGTCCATGCGCTCGAAGGAAGAGGCGCATGACTATCGCTATTTCCCCGACCCCGATCTGCTGCCGCTGGAGCTGGAACAGAGCTGGGTCGACGAGTTGAAGGCAACCCTGCCGGAACTGCCGGATGCCAAGAAACACCGCTTCATGGATGATTACGGCCTGTCGCTCTATGACGCTGCCGTTCTCGTTGCCGACCGGGAATCTGCCGATTACTTCGAGGCCGTTGCCAATGGCCGTGACGCGAAGCTGGCGGTGAACTGGGTGACAACCGAGCTGTTCGGTGTGCTGAACAAGGAAGGCAAGGATATCGGCGAAAGCCCGGTATCGGCGCAGGACCTCGGTGGCCTGATCGATCTGATTTCCGACAACACCATTTCCGGTCGTATCGCCAAGGATGTTTTTGCCGAGATGGTGGAGACCGGCAAGGCTGCCAGCGCCATCGTCGAGGAGAAGGG is part of the Micavibrio sp. TMED2 genome and harbors:
- the gatB gene encoding aspartyl/glutamyl-tRNA amidotransferase subunit B (allows the formation of correctly charged Asn-tRNA(Asn) or Gln-tRNA(Gln) through the transamidation of misacylated Asp-tRNA(Asn) or Glu-tRNA(Gln) in organisms which lack either or both of asparaginyl-tRNA or glutaminyl-tRNA synthetases; reaction takes place in the presence of glutamine and ATP through an activated phospho-Asp-tRNA(Asn) or phospho-Glu-tRNA) — its product is MAFTIQGETGVFEAVIGLEIHAQVISNSKLFSGAATEFGADPNTQVSLVDAAMPGMLPVLNAECVRQAVRTGLGINSAINLRSVFERKNYFYADLPQGYQISQYEHPIVGLGEVEIDLPGGETKMIGVTRLHLEQDAGKSLHDQHPTKTYVDLNRSGVALMEIVSEPDLRGPEEAAAYLKKIRAIVRYLGTCDGNMEEGSMRCDVNISVRKPGAEFGTRCEIKNVNSIRHVQQAIEYEAQRQVELIEDGGEVVQETRLWDPRAGETRSMRSKEEAHDYRYFPDPDLLPLELEQSWVDELKATLPELPDAKKHRFMDDYGLSLYDAAVLVADRESADYFEAVANGRDAKLAVNWVTTELFGVLNKEGKDIGESPVSAQDLGGLIDLISDNTISGRIAKDVFAEMVETGKAASAIVEEKGLKQVSDTGAIETMIDEILANNPDMVEQYRSGKDKLFGFFVGQVMKASQGKANPGVVNQLLKSKLSG